The following coding sequences are from one Rutidosis leptorrhynchoides isolate AG116_Rl617_1_P2 chromosome 11, CSIRO_AGI_Rlap_v1, whole genome shotgun sequence window:
- the LOC139877923 gene encoding uncharacterized protein isoform X1 — MLRRFKWFIAGFNQQKTAKPKGDAKLLPLPKEYNSSARNRKSMFEAVHEVAIYIHRFHNLDLFQQGWYQIKITMRWEDSEYASLVGTPSRVVQYDAPVLGSDDVLGVWKIDDMDHSFSSQPFRIRYARQDILLSVMIAFNLSLGRIEGPITSAVILKFELLYAPVLENGSNMQDSPDVSPAAVHEFRIPSKALLGLHSYCPVHFDAFHSVLVDTSVHIALLKGGVHAMKKPSRSSSKINEEPASDKYDKENQVLLVKAFLKSRATLLQELQNLSKAINETVDLSGLTSQHDEAKFLRVSAEVGMETSNDDLQVPNSTSGSSSDYICSLQKDELYRLFHSLGDQNLYLWSTFLKFHRAHKTKILDYLRNSWAVDRRSEWSIWMVYSKVEMPQQPTRNEFDDSYHRLRAKVPVHRKITEDPSQAAAMRAELHRRSIAQMRINNRSIQDLHIFGDPSRIPIIIIERVVNAPLRSPSGNSYFRNIDPKDTKTILPEVDSSLTSNNQKGRILKIAVFVHGFQGHHLDLRLVRNQWLLIDPKVEFLMSEVNEDKTSEDFREMGLRLAQEVIAFVKKKMDKASRSGTLKNVKLSFVGHSIGNVIVRTALAESIMEPYHRYLHTYVSVSGPHLGYLYSSNSLFNSGLWLLKKLKNTRCIHQLTFTDDVDLENTFLYKLSKQKTLESFKSIILLSSPQDGYVPYHSARIEQCQSSSGDYSKKGKIFHEMLNNCLDQMRAPSSEQRMFMRCDVNFDTTLQGRNLNTIIGRAAHIEFLETDIFAKFIMWSFPELFR, encoded by the exons ATGCTACGCCGTTTTAAATGGTTCATAGCTGGTTTTAATCAACAAAAGACAGCTAAACCTAAGGGAGATGCAAAGTTGTTGCCTTTACCAAAGGAATATAATTCGAGTGCTCGAAATCGCAAGTCAATGTTTGAGGCTGTTCATGAAGTTGCAATATATATTCATCGGTTTCATAACCTAGATTTATTTCAGCAAGG gtggtatcagatcaAGATTACTATGAGATGGGAAGATAGTGAATATGCATCGTTGGTGGGTACACCTTCAAGAGTGGTTCAGTATGACG CTCCTGTTCTTGGTTCTGATGATGTATTGGGCGTTTGGAAGATTGATGACATGGACCATAGTTTTTCATCACAGCCTTTTCGGATACGATACGCAAGGCAGGATATTCTTCTATCTGTCATGATAGCTTTCAACTTATCTCTTGGTAGAATTGAG GGTCCAATTACATCCGCAGTAATACTAAAATTTGAGCTTTTGTACGCACCTGTTCTTGAGAATGG CTCCAATATGCAGGACTCTCCAGATGTATCCCCTGCTGCAGTACATGAATTCCGAATTCCATCTAAGGCTCTACTTGGATTACATTCATATTGTCCTGTTCATTTTGATGCTTTTCATTCTGTTCTTGTTGATACAAGTGTTCATATCGCCTTACTGAAAGGAGGTGTTCATGCTATGAAGAAACCTAG TCGCAGCAGTTCTAAAATTAATGAAGAACCTGCCAGTGACAAGTATGACAAGGAAAATCAA GTTTTGCTTGTGAAAGCATTTCTAAAGTCTCGTGCAACTCTACTCCAAGAGTTACAAAATCTTAGTAAGGCAATAAATGAAACAGTCGATTTGTCTGGTTTGACTTCTCAACATGATGAGGCGAAGTTCTTGCGTGTTTCTGCAGAAGTTGGCATGGAGACTTCTAATGACGATTTGCAA GTCCCAAACAGTACTAGTGGATCTTCAAGTGATTACATTTGTTCCCTACAAAAAGATGAACTTTATCGTCTTTTTCATTCACTTGGGGATCAAAATCTCTATTTATGGAGCACATTTCTGAAGTTTCACAG GGCTCACAAAACAAAGATTTTGGATTATTTGCGCAACTCTTGGGCTGTTGACCGTAGATCTGAATGGTCAATATGGATGGTGTACTCTAAGGTTGAGATGCCTCAACAACCAACCCGAAACGAGTTTGATGACTCGTACCATCGTCTTCGTGCCAAAGTTCCTGTTCATCGGAAGATAACCGAAGAT CCTTCCCAGGCTGCAGCAATGCGGGCTGAGCTTCATCGGCGTAGTATTGCACAGATGAGA ATAAATAATCGTTCAATTCAAGACCTTCATATATTTGGAGATCCTTCACGTATACCTATTATAATCATTGAACGTGTAGTAAATGCACCGTTGCGTTCACCCAGTGGAAATTCGTACTTCAGGAATATCGATCCAAAAGATACTAAGACCATTCTTCCAGAGGTTGACTCAAGTTTGACCAGCAATAATCAAAAGGGTCGTATTTTGAAGATTGCCGTGTTTGTTCATGGTTTCCAG GGACATCATTTGGATCTACGCCTTGTGCGGAATCAATGGCTTCTCATAGATCCAAAAGTCGAGTTTTTAATGTCGGAGGTTAACGAAGACAAAACGTCTGAAGACTTCAGGGAGATGGGATTAAGACTGGCTCAAGAAGTCATTGCCTTTGTGAAAAAAAAGATGGATAAAGCCTCAAGATCTGGTACCTTAAAAAATGTCAAACTCAGCTTTGTTGGCCACTCAATTGGAAATGTGATTGTACGAACGGCCCTGGCAG AGAGCATCATGGAGCCGTACCATAGGTATCTGCATACATATGTCTCCGTTTCGGGCCCACATTTAGGTTATCTCTATAGTTCGAATTCTCTTTTCAATTCTGGATTGTGGCTGTTGAAGAAGCTTAAAAATACTCGTTGCATTCATCAGCTGACTTTCACTGATGATGTTGACCTAGAAAATACTTTCCTATACAAGCTCTCTAAG CAAAAGACGTTGGAAAGTTTCAAGAGCATAATCCTGTTATCATCTCCTCAG GATGGTTATGTTCCTTACCACTCTGCGCGAATCGAACAATGTCAATCATCATCAGGGGACTACTCAAAAAAGGGTAAAATTTTCCACGAAATGCTCAACAATTGCTTGGACCAAATGCGGGCCCCATCTTCCGAGCAACGCATGTTTATGAGATGTGATGTCAACTTTGATACCACATTACAAGGAAGAAACCTGAATACCATTATCGGACGCGCTGCTCACATTGAGTTCTTGGAAACCGACATTTTCGCAAAATTCATTATGTGGTCCTTTCCAGAACTCTTTCGATGA
- the LOC139877923 gene encoding uncharacterized protein isoform X2: MLRRFKWFIAGFNQQKTAKPKGDAKLLPLPKEYNSSARNRKSMFEAVHEVAIYIHRFHNLDLFQQGWYQIKITMRWEDSEYASLVGTPSRVVQYDAPVLGSDDVLGVWKIDDMDHSFSSQPFRIRYARQDILLSVMIAFNLSLGRIEGPITSAVILKFELLYAPVLENGSNMQDSPDVSPAAVHEFRIPSKALLGLHSYCPVHFDAFHSVLVDTSVHIALLKGGVHAMKKPSSSKINEEPASDKYDKENQVLLVKAFLKSRATLLQELQNLSKAINETVDLSGLTSQHDEAKFLRVSAEVGMETSNDDLQVPNSTSGSSSDYICSLQKDELYRLFHSLGDQNLYLWSTFLKFHRAHKTKILDYLRNSWAVDRRSEWSIWMVYSKVEMPQQPTRNEFDDSYHRLRAKVPVHRKITEDPSQAAAMRAELHRRSIAQMRINNRSIQDLHIFGDPSRIPIIIIERVVNAPLRSPSGNSYFRNIDPKDTKTILPEVDSSLTSNNQKGRILKIAVFVHGFQGHHLDLRLVRNQWLLIDPKVEFLMSEVNEDKTSEDFREMGLRLAQEVIAFVKKKMDKASRSGTLKNVKLSFVGHSIGNVIVRTALAESIMEPYHRYLHTYVSVSGPHLGYLYSSNSLFNSGLWLLKKLKNTRCIHQLTFTDDVDLENTFLYKLSKQKTLESFKSIILLSSPQDGYVPYHSARIEQCQSSSGDYSKKGKIFHEMLNNCLDQMRAPSSEQRMFMRCDVNFDTTLQGRNLNTIIGRAAHIEFLETDIFAKFIMWSFPELFR, encoded by the exons ATGCTACGCCGTTTTAAATGGTTCATAGCTGGTTTTAATCAACAAAAGACAGCTAAACCTAAGGGAGATGCAAAGTTGTTGCCTTTACCAAAGGAATATAATTCGAGTGCTCGAAATCGCAAGTCAATGTTTGAGGCTGTTCATGAAGTTGCAATATATATTCATCGGTTTCATAACCTAGATTTATTTCAGCAAGG gtggtatcagatcaAGATTACTATGAGATGGGAAGATAGTGAATATGCATCGTTGGTGGGTACACCTTCAAGAGTGGTTCAGTATGACG CTCCTGTTCTTGGTTCTGATGATGTATTGGGCGTTTGGAAGATTGATGACATGGACCATAGTTTTTCATCACAGCCTTTTCGGATACGATACGCAAGGCAGGATATTCTTCTATCTGTCATGATAGCTTTCAACTTATCTCTTGGTAGAATTGAG GGTCCAATTACATCCGCAGTAATACTAAAATTTGAGCTTTTGTACGCACCTGTTCTTGAGAATGG CTCCAATATGCAGGACTCTCCAGATGTATCCCCTGCTGCAGTACATGAATTCCGAATTCCATCTAAGGCTCTACTTGGATTACATTCATATTGTCCTGTTCATTTTGATGCTTTTCATTCTGTTCTTGTTGATACAAGTGTTCATATCGCCTTACTGAAAGGAGGTGTTCATGCTATGAAGAAACCTAG CAGTTCTAAAATTAATGAAGAACCTGCCAGTGACAAGTATGACAAGGAAAATCAA GTTTTGCTTGTGAAAGCATTTCTAAAGTCTCGTGCAACTCTACTCCAAGAGTTACAAAATCTTAGTAAGGCAATAAATGAAACAGTCGATTTGTCTGGTTTGACTTCTCAACATGATGAGGCGAAGTTCTTGCGTGTTTCTGCAGAAGTTGGCATGGAGACTTCTAATGACGATTTGCAA GTCCCAAACAGTACTAGTGGATCTTCAAGTGATTACATTTGTTCCCTACAAAAAGATGAACTTTATCGTCTTTTTCATTCACTTGGGGATCAAAATCTCTATTTATGGAGCACATTTCTGAAGTTTCACAG GGCTCACAAAACAAAGATTTTGGATTATTTGCGCAACTCTTGGGCTGTTGACCGTAGATCTGAATGGTCAATATGGATGGTGTACTCTAAGGTTGAGATGCCTCAACAACCAACCCGAAACGAGTTTGATGACTCGTACCATCGTCTTCGTGCCAAAGTTCCTGTTCATCGGAAGATAACCGAAGAT CCTTCCCAGGCTGCAGCAATGCGGGCTGAGCTTCATCGGCGTAGTATTGCACAGATGAGA ATAAATAATCGTTCAATTCAAGACCTTCATATATTTGGAGATCCTTCACGTATACCTATTATAATCATTGAACGTGTAGTAAATGCACCGTTGCGTTCACCCAGTGGAAATTCGTACTTCAGGAATATCGATCCAAAAGATACTAAGACCATTCTTCCAGAGGTTGACTCAAGTTTGACCAGCAATAATCAAAAGGGTCGTATTTTGAAGATTGCCGTGTTTGTTCATGGTTTCCAG GGACATCATTTGGATCTACGCCTTGTGCGGAATCAATGGCTTCTCATAGATCCAAAAGTCGAGTTTTTAATGTCGGAGGTTAACGAAGACAAAACGTCTGAAGACTTCAGGGAGATGGGATTAAGACTGGCTCAAGAAGTCATTGCCTTTGTGAAAAAAAAGATGGATAAAGCCTCAAGATCTGGTACCTTAAAAAATGTCAAACTCAGCTTTGTTGGCCACTCAATTGGAAATGTGATTGTACGAACGGCCCTGGCAG AGAGCATCATGGAGCCGTACCATAGGTATCTGCATACATATGTCTCCGTTTCGGGCCCACATTTAGGTTATCTCTATAGTTCGAATTCTCTTTTCAATTCTGGATTGTGGCTGTTGAAGAAGCTTAAAAATACTCGTTGCATTCATCAGCTGACTTTCACTGATGATGTTGACCTAGAAAATACTTTCCTATACAAGCTCTCTAAG CAAAAGACGTTGGAAAGTTTCAAGAGCATAATCCTGTTATCATCTCCTCAG GATGGTTATGTTCCTTACCACTCTGCGCGAATCGAACAATGTCAATCATCATCAGGGGACTACTCAAAAAAGGGTAAAATTTTCCACGAAATGCTCAACAATTGCTTGGACCAAATGCGGGCCCCATCTTCCGAGCAACGCATGTTTATGAGATGTGATGTCAACTTTGATACCACATTACAAGGAAGAAACCTGAATACCATTATCGGACGCGCTGCTCACATTGAGTTCTTGGAAACCGACATTTTCGCAAAATTCATTATGTGGTCCTTTCCAGAACTCTTTCGATGA